The Arachis hypogaea cultivar Tifrunner chromosome 16, arahy.Tifrunner.gnm2.J5K5, whole genome shotgun sequence genome contains a region encoding:
- the LOC112759008 gene encoding uncharacterized protein: MISRYSIVQSHHPNFTISYLIDSCGLSPDTATLTFQKLHLQRPDSVLTLLREHGFIDTQISNLIRKRPLLLLANLDILLPKFQFFLSIGISNTNLARTLTADPTLLTRSLEKQIIPSYNFLKSVLISDEKVAASLKHTSWVFLEDHKKNLVPNLNLLKEMDVPESCVTLLLTHFPEALMQKKENFAKLSKEIKEMGFNPKKTTFVLAIHVFSGEGNKSIYNRCYEVYKRWGWSDDDILMAFKKHPHCMILSEDKIMKTMDYLVNKMGWLSGMIVRCPVVLFFSLEKRIKLRCSVAKVLLMKGLIKRKLSLSTLPVSWRSM; encoded by the coding sequence ATGATCTCCCGCTACAGCATAGTCCAATCTCACCACCCTAATTTCACAATCTCATACCTGATTGACTCATGTGGTCTCTCTCCAGACACTGCTACTCTTACTTTCCAAAAGCTTCACCTTCAAAGACCAGACTCAGTTCTCACCCTTCTCAGGGAGCATGGTTTCATAGATACCCAGATTTCAAATCTCATCAGAAAACGCCCATTGCTCCTCTTAGCAAACCTAGATATCCTCTTgccaaagtttcaattttttcTCTCCATTGGGATTTCCAATACCAACCTCGCAAGAACCCTAACCGCTGACCCAACCCTTTTGACCCGGAGCTTGGAGAAACAGATCATACCCTCTTACAATTTCCTCAAGAGTGTGTTGATTTCTGATGAAAAGGTTGCAGCTTCATTGAAGCACACATCTTGGGTCTTCCTCGAAGATCACAAGAAGAACCTCGTACCAAACCTCAATCTCCTAAAAGAGATGGATGTTCCTGAATCATGTGTTACGCTGTTACTGACTCATTTTCCGGAGGCATTGATGCAGAAAAAGGAAAACTTTGCAAAGCTTTCTAAGGAGATTAAAGAAATGGGGTTTAATCCAAAAAAGACAACTTTTGTGTTGGCCATTCATGTGTTCTCAGGTGAGGGTAACAAATCCATATATAACCGCTGTTACGAGGTTTATAAGAGGTGGGGTTGGTCAGATGATGACATCCTTATGGCATTCAAGAAGCACCCACATTGTATGATACTTTCAGAGGATAAGATAATGAAGACAATGGATTACTTGGTGAATAAGATGGGTTGGCTTTCAGGGATGATTGTTAGGTGCCCAGTGGTGTTGTTTTTTAGCTTGGAGAAGAGAATTAAACTTAGGTGCTCTGTTGCTAAGGTTTTGTTGATGAAGGGATTGATTAAGAGGAAGTTGAGCTTGTCCACTTTGCCAGTTTCTTGGAGAAGTATGTGA